A genomic segment from Spinacia oleracea cultivar Varoflay chromosome 3, BTI_SOV_V1, whole genome shotgun sequence encodes:
- the LOC110779633 gene encoding L-ascorbate oxidase homolog, which produces MGQIVSLSFLLGVLALSSIFGVYADSPYKYLDWNITYGIRSPLGVRQRVILINGKFPGPTFDCDTNDNIFLTIHNNLREPFLMTWNGVWQRKASWQDGVLGTNCPIPAGSSWTYRMQTKDQIGTYMYFPSTGMQRADGGFGAFNIHRRPQHVPLPYPVPAGEFTLIVGDWFHTGPQFKNGVADMLKFKMDNGYGMPMPDGLLINGKPSGTTFTGRARKTYLLRVSNVGILASINIRIQGHSMELVEVEGSHVLQEVYDSLDVHPGQSMSVLVTLNGGVEDYYIVTSTRFMKKTRKATAILRYKGSNIRPSGPLPVGPTYQVHWSMKQARTFRWNLTANAARPNPQGTYRYGGIQITKTIILGNSANKRRYGVNNISYVNPTTPLKLADHYHIPGVFDLKTSRDKPTPGPMVLGTAVYDLALHDFVEIVFQNDEDTTQSWHLDGHNFFVVAFGANQWSPRMRRKYNMVDAVWRSTVQVYQKSWTVVLVSLDNKGMWNLRSAIWHRQYLGQQVYFRVWNDEPSLRTENNIPSNVLKCGKAAK; this is translated from the exons ATGGGACAAATAGTATCGTTGTCCTTCCTCCTCGGCGTTCTGGCGTTGTCAAGTATATTCGGAGTTTATGCAGATAGTCCGTATAAATATCTTGATTGGAATATAACATATGGTATTAGGTCTCCTCTTGGTGTTCGTCAAAGG GTCATTCTTATAAATGGTAAATTTCCTGGTCCAACATTTGACTGCGACACCAATGACAATATCTTTCTCACAATCCATAATAATTTGCGTGAGCCATTCCTCATGACTTG GAATGGGGTTTGGCAGAGAAAAGCATCGTGGCAAGACGGGGTACTCGGAACAAACTGTCCCATTCCAGCAGGCTCAAGCTGGACATACAGGATGCAAACCAAGGATCAAATTGGTACTTATATGTACTTCCCATCCACAGGGATGCAACGAGCTGATGGAGGTTTTGGTGCATTCAACATTCACAGAAGACCTCAACATGTTCCCCTGCCTTACCCTGTACCAGCTGGTGAATTCACTCTCATTGTTGGGGATTGGTTCCATACTGGACCTCAG TTCAAAAATGGAGTAGCAGACATGCTCAAATTCAAGATGGATAATGGATATGGTATGCCGATGCCTGATGGCCTACTTATCAATGGGAAGCCTAGTGGTACAACCTTCACTGGCAGAGCAAGGAAAACCTACTTGTTACGAGTGTCGAATGTTGGGATCTTAGCTTCAATCAACATCAGGATTCAAGGTCATTCAATGGAGTTAGTTGAGGTTGAGGGTTCTCACGTACTGCAAGAAGTATACGACTCACTCGATGTTCATCCAGGTCAATCTATGTCTGTCCTTGTGACCTTAAATGGTGGGGTGGAAGACTATTACATTGTCACTTCAACTCGTTTCATGAAGAAGACTCGTAAAGCTACTGCAATCCTTCGTTATAAGGGTTCGAACATCAGACCTTCTGGTCCTTTACCTGTTGGTCCTACTTATCAGGTTCACTGGTCTATGAAGCAAGCCAGAACTTTCAG ATGGAATCTTACTGCAAATGCTGCAAGACCGAACCCTCAAGGAACTTACCGTTATGGAGGAATCCAAATCACAAAAACAATCATTTTGGGAAATTCAGCTAACAAGAGGCGTTATGGAGTTAACAATATCTCATATGTGAATCCAACCACACCACTAAAATTGGCTGACCATTACCATATTCCTGGAGTTTTCGACCTTAAAACGAGTAGGGATAAACCCACACCCGGCCCAATGGTCCTTGGAACCGCAGTTTATGACTTGGCTCTTCATGATTTTGTTGAGATCGTCTTCCAAAACGATGAGGATACCACTCAGTCTTGGCATCTTGATGGACATAACTTCTTTGTTGTCGC ATTTGGTGCAAATCAATGGAGTCCACGTATGAGGAGAAAATACAATATGGTGGATGCTGTCTGGAGAAGCACTGTTCAG GTATATCAAAAATCATGGACAGTAGTACTAGTATCTCTAGATAACAAAGGAATGTGGAATTTGAGATCAGCAATATGGCATAGACAGTACTTAGGACAGCAAGTTTATTTCAGGGTGTGGAATGATGAACCGAGCTTGAGGACAGAGAACAACATCCCTTCAAATGTTCTCAAGTGTGGGAAGGCTGCTAAATAA
- the LOC110775591 gene encoding L-ascorbate oxidase homolog codes for MGRVAVLHFLLGILALSSIFEVLHAESPYRYYDWEVTYGTISPLGVPQRGILINGQFPGPAVECDTNDNVIITIKNSLDEPFLMTWNGIWQRKMSWQDGVLGTNCPIPPHSNWTFKMQAKDQIGTYMYFPSTSLHRLAGGFGAFNIHKRSVIALPYFEPAGEFTLLVGDWHNTDHKELQQMLDSGSDMPMPDGLLINGDPSNSVFTGEAEKTYLFRVANVGTMTTINIRIQGHMMKLVEVEGSHVLQEIYESLDVHPGQSLAFLVTLHGSAKDYYIVASTRFARTAIEATAILRYNGSNVDASHPLPVGPTYQVHWSMKQARTFRWNLTANAARPNPQGSYRYGGIQITRTLVLENTVGEVDGKLRYGVNNVSYNNPDTPIKLADYYNIPGVYNLNTSRDKPTPGPMVSGTAVYDIALHDFAEIIFQNNETTTQSWHLDGHNFFVVAFGANQWSPEMRIKYNMVDAVWRNTVQVYRNSWTAILVSLDNKGMWNLRSAIWHRQYLGQQVYLRVWNDETSLFTESEIPPNALKCGKAAKF; via the exons ATGGGCCGGGTAGCAGTCCTACATTTCCTCTTAGGAATTTTGGCTTTGTCAAGTATATTTGAAGTTCTTCATGCAGAAAGCCCGTATAGATACTATGATTGGGAAGTAACTTATGGAACAATATCTCCTCTCGGTGTTCCTCAAAGG GGTATTTTAATAAATGGGCAATTTCCCGGACCAGCAGTCGAATGCGACACCAATGACAATGTGATCATCACTATTAAAAATAGTTTGGATGAGCCATTCCTAATGACCTG GAATGGGATTTGGCAAAGGAAGATGTCGTGGCAAGACGGGGTACTTGGTACTAATTGTCCAATTCCTCCACACTCAAACTGGACCTTTAAGATGCAGGCCAAGGATCAGATTGGTACCTATATGTACTTCCCTTCCACATCGTTACATAGACTTGCTGGAGGTTTTGGTGCATTCAATATTCACAAGAGATCTGTTATTGCTCTCCCTTACTTTGAGCCAGCCGGCGAATTCACCCTCCTTGTTGGAGACTGGCACAACACTGACCACAAG gAACTCCAACAAATGTTGGACAGTGGAAGCGATATGCCAATGCCTGATGGCTTGCTTATAAACGGGGATCCAAGTAATTCAGTCTTTACCGGTGAAGCAGAGAAAACCTACTTGTTCCGAGTGGCGAATGTAGGGACAATGACTACCATCAACATTAGGATTCAAGGGCATATGATGAAGCTAGTCGAGGTTGAAGGCTCTCATGTCCTTCAAGAAATTTATGAGTCACTCGATGTTCATCCAGGTCAATCTTTGGCTTTCTTGGTGACCCTCCATGGCTCAGCAAAGGACTACTACATTGTTGCATCCACTCGTTTTGCAAGAACAGCTATAGAAGCTACTGCAATCCTTCGTTACAATGGTTCTAATGTTGATGCTTCTCATCCTTTACCTGTTGGCCCTACTTATCAGGTTCACTGGTCAATGAAGCAAGCTAGAACTTTCAG ATGGAATCTGACAGCCAATGCTGCAAGGCCGAACCCTCAAGGATCATACCGTTATGGAGGAATCCAAATAACAAGGACATTAGTTTTAGAAAACACAGTTGGTGAGGTTGATGGCAAGTTGCGTTACGGAGTCAACAATGTTTCGTACAACAATCCAGACACACCAATAAAACTGGCTGACTATTACAACATTCCTGGTGTTTACAACCTTAACACAAGCAGGGATAAACCAACACCAGGCCCTATGGTGTCTGGCACCGCGGTTTACGACATTGCTCTTCATGATTTTGCAGAaatcatcttccaaaataatGAGACCACCACCCAATCTTGGCATCTTGATGGCCATAACTTCTTTGTTGTTGC ATTTGGTGCAAATCAATGGAGTCCGGAAATGAGGATAAAATACAATATGGTTGATGCTGTCTGGAGAAACACTGTTCAG GTGTATCGAAATTCATGGACAGCAATATTAGTATCATTGGATAACAAGGGAATGTGGAATTTAAGATCAGCAATATGGCATAGACAGTACCTTGGACAACAAGTTTATCTAAGGGTTTGGAATGATGAAACAAGCCTCTTTACAGAGTCGGAGATCCCACCAAATGCCCTCAAGTGTGGAAAGGCTGCTAAATTTTAG